In a genomic window of Croceibacterium sp. TMG7-5b_MA50:
- the cysD gene encoding sulfate adenylyltransferase subunit CysD, producing the protein MCNGCASGTSRPDMHRLTHLQRLEAESIHIMREVVAEAQRPVMLYSIGKDSAVMLHLARKAFHPAPPPFPLLHVDTTWKFRAMYAMRERAADAAGMQLLVHHNPEAMERGINPFDHGPLHTDMWKTQGLKQALDKYGFDAAFGGARRDEEKSRAKERIFSFRTANHGWDPKNQRPELWNLYNARKHRGESIRVFPLSNWTELDIWQYIMAEGIDIVPLYLAEPRPTVERDGMLLMVDDDRFPLLPGEEPVMRSVRFRTLGCYPLTGAVESGAATLPEVVQEMLLTTTSERQGRAIDKDEGGAGMEKKKQEGYF; encoded by the coding sequence TTGTGCAACGGCTGCGCAAGCGGCACTTCGCGCCCCGATATGCACCGCCTGACGCACCTCCAGCGGCTTGAGGCCGAATCGATCCACATCATGCGCGAGGTCGTGGCGGAGGCGCAGCGACCGGTGATGCTGTATTCCATCGGCAAGGACAGCGCGGTGATGCTCCACCTCGCCCGCAAGGCCTTCCACCCCGCGCCCCCGCCCTTCCCGCTGCTGCATGTCGACACGACGTGGAAATTCCGCGCCATGTACGCCATGCGCGAACGCGCGGCGGACGCGGCGGGCATGCAATTGCTGGTGCACCACAACCCGGAGGCGATGGAGCGCGGCATCAACCCGTTCGACCACGGCCCGCTGCATACCGACATGTGGAAGACGCAGGGGCTGAAGCAGGCGCTCGACAAATATGGGTTCGACGCGGCCTTCGGCGGCGCCCGCCGGGACGAGGAGAAGTCCAGGGCGAAGGAGCGCATCTTCTCCTTCCGCACGGCGAACCATGGCTGGGATCCCAAGAACCAGCGGCCGGAACTGTGGAACCTCTACAATGCGCGCAAGCACCGGGGCGAGAGCATCCGGGTGTTTCCGCTCAGCAACTGGACCGAGCTCGACATCTGGCAGTACATCATGGCTGAAGGGATCGACATCGTTCCCCTCTACCTCGCCGAACCGCGCCCCACGGTGGAGCGTGACGGCATGCTGCTGATGGTGGATGACGACCGCTTCCCGCTACTGCCGGGGGAGGAGCCGGTGATGCGTTCCGTCAGGTTCCGCACGCTCGGCTGCTACCCGCTGACGGGCGCGGTCGAGAGCGGGGCCGCGACGCTGCCGGAGGTCGTGCAGGAGATGCTGCTGACCACCACCAGCGAACGGCAGGGCCGCGCCATCGACAAGGACGAAGGCGGCGCCGGCATGGAGAAGAAGAAGCAGGAGGGGTATTTCTGA
- the cysN gene encoding sulfate adenylyltransferase subunit CysN — MATLPDETRAYTPDALIAEDIGAYLQQHQNKGLLRFITCGSVDDGKSTLIGRLLYDSKMIFEDQLAALEADSARVGTQGREIDFALLVDGLAAEREQGITIDVAYRFFSTERRKFIVADTPGHEQYTRNMVTGASTADLAVILVDARKGVLVQTRRHSFLCQLLGIRHLVLAVNKMDLVRYDQPTFDAIVADYRAFAASIGVEQFTAIPLSGFRGDNITAAPSANTPWYAGPSLMHHLETVEVGNDVAQERAFRMPVQWVNRPNLDFRGFAGQIASGVVRPGDAVRIVPSGRTTTIKAIETFDGPLDQAVAGQSVTLTLADEVDCSRGDVIAAAEHPPEAAEQFKASIVWMGEEAMIPGRAYWLKLGTQMVSASVAAPRYEIDVNTLEHLASPTLSLNGIGVAEVTADRPLVFEPYADSRALGGFILIDKLTNATVAAGLLQNALRRAQNIHWQALDVDRHAHAALKGQQPQVLWFTGLSGSGKSTIANLVEKKLHAAGRHTFLLDGDNIRHGLNKDLGFSEVDRIENIRRVGEVAKLMTDAGLIVLTAFISPFRAERELVRGLIPDGEFLEIFVDTPLEVAEARDTKGLYRQAREGKLPNFTGISSPYEAPERPELRIDTTRITPEQAAEMIVARVLGEWSPVL; from the coding sequence ATGGCCACCCTCCCCGACGAGACCCGCGCCTACACCCCCGACGCCCTGATCGCGGAGGATATCGGCGCCTACCTGCAGCAGCACCAGAACAAGGGGCTGCTGCGGTTCATCACCTGCGGCAGCGTGGATGACGGCAAGTCCACGCTGATCGGCCGCCTGCTATACGACAGCAAGATGATCTTCGAGGATCAGCTCGCCGCGCTGGAGGCGGACAGCGCGCGTGTCGGCACGCAGGGGCGGGAGATCGACTTCGCCCTGCTGGTGGATGGCCTCGCGGCGGAGCGCGAGCAGGGCATCACCATCGATGTCGCCTACCGCTTCTTCTCCACGGAACGGCGCAAGTTCATCGTCGCCGATACGCCGGGGCACGAACAATACACCCGCAACATGGTGACCGGCGCCTCCACCGCCGACCTGGCGGTGATCCTGGTCGATGCGCGCAAGGGCGTGCTGGTGCAGACGCGGCGCCATTCCTTCCTGTGCCAGCTGCTGGGCATCCGTCATCTGGTGCTGGCGGTGAACAAGATGGACCTGGTCAGGTACGATCAGCCCACCTTCGACGCGATCGTCGCCGATTACCGCGCCTTTGCCGCCAGCATCGGGGTGGAACAGTTCACCGCCATCCCGCTGAGCGGGTTCAGGGGCGACAACATCACCGCTGCCCCCTCCGCCAACACGCCGTGGTATGCCGGGCCCAGCCTGATGCACCACCTGGAAACGGTCGAGGTCGGCAACGATGTGGCGCAGGAACGCGCCTTCCGCATGCCGGTGCAATGGGTCAACCGGCCCAATCTCGACTTCCGCGGCTTCGCCGGGCAGATCGCCAGCGGCGTGGTGCGTCCGGGTGACGCGGTGCGGATCGTGCCCTCGGGCCGCACCACCACGATCAAGGCGATCGAGACCTTCGATGGCCCGCTGGACCAGGCGGTCGCTGGCCAGTCGGTCACGCTGACGCTGGCGGACGAGGTCGATTGCAGCCGCGGCGACGTGATCGCCGCGGCGGAGCATCCGCCCGAAGCGGCCGAGCAGTTCAAGGCCAGCATCGTGTGGATGGGGGAGGAGGCGATGATCCCCGGCCGCGCTTACTGGCTGAAGCTTGGCACGCAGATGGTCAGCGCCAGCGTCGCCGCCCCCCGTTACGAGATCGACGTGAACACGCTGGAACATCTGGCCAGCCCCACGCTGTCGTTGAACGGCATCGGCGTGGCGGAGGTCACGGCCGACCGGCCGCTGGTGTTCGAACCCTATGCCGACAGCCGGGCGCTGGGTGGCTTCATCCTGATCGACAAGCTGACCAACGCGACCGTCGCCGCCGGCCTGTTGCAGAACGCGCTGCGCCGCGCGCAGAACATCCACTGGCAGGCGCTGGACGTGGATCGCCACGCCCATGCCGCGCTGAAGGGGCAACAGCCGCAGGTGCTGTGGTTCACCGGCCTGTCGGGCAGCGGCAAGTCGACCATCGCCAATCTGGTCGAAAAGAAGCTCCACGCCGCCGGGCGCCACACCTTCCTGCTGGATGGCGACAACATCCGCCACGGGCTGAACAAGGATCTGGGCTTCAGCGAGGTCGACCGGATCGAGAACATCCGCCGCGTGGGCGAGGTCGCCAAGCTGATGACCGATGCCGGGCTGATCGTGCTGACCGCCTTCATCAGCCCCTTCCGGGCGGAGCGGGAGCTGGTGCGCGGCCTGATCCCCGATGGCGAGTTCCTGGAAATCTTCGTCGACACCCCGCTGGAAGTCGCCGAGGCGCGGGATACCAAGGGGCTGTACCGTCAGGCACGGGAGGGCAAGCTGCCCAATTTCACCGGCATCTCCAGCCCGTACGAGGCG